The sequence GAATCTTCCAAGTTGTTGTGGCTTACAGGAAGTCTTTAATTATGGAGTGTAACCTGCTTAATTCACTTGGACAAACCAACTTTCCTAGGTGATGACTTCTTCAACTCTTCCAATTTGAGTTTAGGGTTTTCATGATGTGATTTGGGGAATTCATATCATGTTTTATTTGGTCAGTGTTATCAAAACCAAAAAGTGCAAAAAACTGTTGGGGTTTTAAGGGGAGAGCGCAAATAAAGCGTAAAAGGCGCAAAGGGAGAAAAgaatataatatcaatatatatgtTTAGTCCAAAACTAATAGtaattataagcatgaatgacaaatatatgaacaaagaattgagataaacttaaataaagtgaaatatcaattatttagtgtcGCCTCTTGAGAAGATGCTCATTGCCAAGGAAAAGCATGCTTAGAACCACGATGATGACACTGAAGCGCAGCGAAGTGCTCAACACAGTTTTGAGCCTCTCTTCAAAGCTTAAGCACACCTTTGACAATACCATATTGATGTAATATGGAATATTGATATGTCTTCTCTCTCaatctttttagattttaagttttatTCACAAACTGGTATAAAGAATATTTGCACAATCTGTCACTTATAGTTATAGGGTGATTACAGGTAAATCTTTATGATATGAGTTATTAAGTACCTGGTACAAATGGTAAGTAATCTATTACTATAGGTTCAACTAGACTGATTTTATGTTGTCAGTGCCTGCCAACTTGAACCAtgttttgatgtttatattatttattatctatttGTGTTCCCTTTTATCATTTAATCTCATTCACTTTATTCTGATTATACAATCTTAATCACGAAAATGTTTACATATATGAATTGGACTTCTATTGGCAATTATCAGGTTCAAGGTGGAAAATATCGATGGAGTTAGAGGAAATATGACTTTATTCAATTCAAGAATAGGTTTCCATAGGATGCATAAATCATTTTCAGTCCCTAATTGGAAATACAGTATCCCATGTACctcttggaaaatattttgtGCCCCTGAAAATTTGGAGGAGGAATTTTCAGTGGTAGTATCGGAGAAAATAGCAGAGGTTGGTGAGTTTGATTCTGAAGCTCTACCTGAAGAAATTCCTGAGCGACCTTTGAGAAGCGATGAGGTGAGATTTTCTATGATCCCGTTGCAGACCGCTATTAGAAAACAAAATTTCGTACAAGAGCCAAAAAAAagtttcttattctgcttttttGGGGGGGAAACCTCCTTTCTTGGTTGAGCATAATCTTTATTTTTGCTGCAAGCATATTGAGTTATACTGACAGTCAGCAATCTTAATAGTTGAGGTTACTGCTTGCTGATGCTGAAAGATCAAAGCTTCTCAAGAAATTGAGTGAAGCCAATCGATATAATCGGATGCTTAAGCGAGAGGTATATATTTTATTGGTTTCCTGTTCAATATCATAAATTCTTCTTCTGAGACTGATAATGTGGATGATTCTCCCGTTCAAGTGTCTTCCACTAATAAAGTTAGTGCTCTGTGAGACAAAGGTTGCCTTTGGGAATCAGGGGAGGACAGTAAAGTTACAATCTTTCATCCGCTTGTGAGTAGAGGCAAGCAACCATGAGAGTATTTTTCAGTTCTTTTAGTCCTCCGGATCCATCCTTCTGGCCCTCATTAATATTTGCACGTTTTTGACTGAAAGCCTAAGTTACTTATAGTCAGATGAAAATATTAGCATCCTAGGGAGATCTGTTTCTAAGATTTCTTGATGCAATTGCTGAATTAAACTCACAGATAGTTGTGTAAAGTTAAATGTTTATGGCTACCGAAAAATGATGGAAAAAATGCTTTGCATGGaacctctattttttatttttctgatgaTGACAGTTAGTATGCGATATCACTGCAGTTGCAAGCTAAGGAGGATGCACTGGTTaattttaaaagtgaactttctgTCATCGAACTTGAGATTCAGGTTTGCTTCTTCTATGTCTGGTATTGTAATTTTATTGCTTCAGATATAGTTGTAAGTAGTAAGTATTTGGTGCATTTGCATACAGGTTATAACAAACCTGTGGTCCCTTGTGATGTGAGGATTTTTGCTGTAATTATCTATAATGGGGTTTATGCTAAATGAAATTGTTCGCAATTTGATGATGAAACTTACTGGGAGCTTAAAGAGAAAAGTAAAACAGTTGATAATCCAACATTTTTGT comes from Capsicum annuum cultivar UCD-10X-F1 chromosome 2, UCD10Xv1.1, whole genome shotgun sequence and encodes:
- the LOC107860119 gene encoding protein PTST, chloroplastic isoform X3 is translated as MKSLIMECNLLNSLGQTNFPRFKVENIDGVRGNMTLFNSRIGFHRMHKSFSVPNWKYSIPCTSWKIFCAPENLEEEFSVVVSEKIAEVGEFDSEALPEEIPERPLRSDELRLLLADAERSKLLKKLSEANRYNRMLKRELQAKEDALVNFKSELSVIELEIQVLVRLADEIAKSAIPSGSRKINGRYIQSHLFSRLEAIQEKLKEQIKDVEAEQAKEVPLSWVGVAESVQVMGSFDGWSQGEHLSPEYTGSYMNFSATLFLRPGRYEIKFLVDGEWHLSPELPTTGEGLLENNLLVVE
- the LOC107860119 gene encoding protein PTST, chloroplastic isoform X1, with amino-acid sequence MECNLLNSLGQTNFPRFKVENIDGVRGNMTLFNSRIGFHRMHKSFSVPNWKYSIPCTSWKIFCAPENLEEEFSVVVSEKIAEVGEFDSEALPEEIPERPLRSDELRLLLADAERSKLLKKLSEANRYNRMLKRELQAKEDALVNFKSELSVIELEIQVLVRLADEIAKSAIPSGSRKINGRYIQSHLFSRLEAIQEKLKEQIKDVEAEQAKEVPLSWVGVAESVQVMGSFDGWSQGEHLSPEYTGSYMNFSATLFLRPGRYEIKFLVDGEWHLSPELPTTGEGLLENNLLVVE